The Streptomyces sp. NBC_00691 genome has a segment encoding these proteins:
- a CDS encoding PTS transporter subunit EIIC — MSTDDKNRATAAAILPLVGGAENISSVAHCMTRLRLGLRDRSLVQDEALKALPAVMGVVEDDTYQIVLGPGTVARVTPALETLIAETAPQHTAAEDLADRGAALKAARKAKNATPFKLFLRRIANIFVPLIPALIGCGIIAGLNGLLVNLGWLPGVTPALAAMASGFMALIAVFVGYNTAKEFGGTAILGGAVAAIIVFPGVAKIDAFGQTLSPGQGGVLGALGAAILAVYVEKWCRRWVPESLDVLVTPTLTVLISGLVTIFGLMFVAGEISTAIGEFANWLLANAGAGAGFLLGGLFLPLVMLGLHQALIPIHTTLIEQQGYTVLLPILAMAGAGQVGAAMAVYLKLPRNGSIRRTIKSALPAGFLGVGEPLIYGVSLPLGRPFVTACVGGAFGGGFVGLFSMLGDSVGSTAIGPSGWALFPLLDGNNGLGETIAIYAGGLLVGYLAGFVATYFWGFSRELLEEFNVDTETEQPEVTVAKGGPNPAPTTPEPEPAKV, encoded by the coding sequence ATGAGCACAGACGACAAGAACCGCGCCACCGCCGCCGCGATCCTCCCCCTCGTCGGCGGCGCCGAGAACATCAGCTCCGTGGCCCACTGCATGACCCGCCTCCGGCTGGGTCTGCGCGACCGCTCGCTCGTCCAGGACGAGGCCCTCAAGGCACTGCCCGCCGTGATGGGTGTGGTGGAGGACGACACGTACCAGATCGTCCTCGGCCCGGGCACCGTCGCCCGCGTGACGCCCGCGCTCGAAACGCTGATCGCCGAGACCGCCCCCCAGCACACGGCCGCGGAGGACCTCGCGGACCGGGGTGCGGCCCTCAAGGCGGCGCGGAAGGCGAAGAACGCCACCCCGTTCAAACTCTTCCTCCGCCGGATCGCGAACATCTTCGTCCCGCTGATCCCCGCCCTCATCGGCTGCGGCATCATCGCCGGCCTCAACGGCCTGCTCGTCAACCTCGGCTGGCTCCCCGGCGTCACCCCGGCGCTCGCGGCGATGGCGAGCGGCTTCATGGCCCTCATCGCGGTCTTCGTCGGCTACAACACGGCGAAGGAGTTCGGCGGTACGGCGATCCTCGGCGGCGCGGTCGCGGCGATCATCGTCTTCCCGGGCGTCGCCAAGATCGACGCCTTCGGCCAGACGCTCTCCCCCGGCCAGGGCGGTGTGCTCGGCGCGCTCGGCGCGGCGATCCTCGCGGTGTACGTGGAGAAATGGTGCCGCCGCTGGGTGCCGGAGTCCCTCGACGTCCTGGTCACCCCGACCCTGACGGTCCTGATCTCCGGCCTGGTCACGATCTTCGGCCTGATGTTCGTGGCGGGCGAGATCTCCACCGCCATCGGCGAGTTCGCCAACTGGCTCCTCGCGAACGCGGGCGCCGGAGCGGGCTTCCTCCTCGGCGGCCTCTTCCTCCCGCTCGTCATGCTCGGCCTCCACCAGGCCCTCATCCCGATCCACACCACGCTCATCGAGCAGCAGGGCTACACGGTCCTCCTTCCCATCCTGGCGATGGCGGGCGCGGGCCAGGTCGGCGCGGCGATGGCCGTCTACCTCAAGCTCCCGCGCAACGGCTCGATCCGCCGCACGATCAAGTCCGCGCTCCCGGCCGGCTTCCTCGGCGTCGGAGAACCGCTCATCTACGGCGTCTCGCTCCCCCTCGGCCGCCCCTTCGTCACGGCCTGCGTCGGCGGAGCGTTCGGCGGCGGCTTCGTCGGACTGTTCAGCATGCTGGGCGACTCGGTCGGCTCGACGGCGATCGGCCCCTCGGGCTGGGCCCTCTTCCCCCTCCTCGACGGCAACAACGGCCTGGGCGAGACGATCGCGATCTACGCGGGCGGCCTGCTCGTCGGCTACCTGGCGGGCTTCGTGGCGACGTACTTCTGGGGCTTCAGCAGGGAACTCCTGGAGGAGTTCAACGTGGACACGGAGACGGAACAGCCGGAGGTGACGGTGGCGAAGGGCGGCCCAAACCCGGCCCCCACCACCCCGGAGCCGGAACCGGCGAAGGTCTGA
- the murQ gene encoding N-acetylmuramic acid 6-phosphate etherase has product MSATYSELRAQLATLTTEAFRPELAEIDQLPTAEIAALMNGEDATVPAAVARQLPAIAAAIDATAARMARGGRLIYMGAGTAGRLGVLDASECPPTFNTDPSEVVGLIAGGPSAMVKAVEGAEDSKDLAAEDLTALGVTADDTVVGISASGRTPYAIGAVEHARTQGALTIGLSCNEDSALAAAAEHGIEVVPGPELLTGSTRLKAGTAQKLVLNMISTITMIRLGKTYGNLMVDVRASNEKLQARSRRIVALATGAPDEQIETALAAADGEVKNAILMILADIDAPTAAERLTVSRGHLRAALHATGPTP; this is encoded by the coding sequence GTGTCTGCTACGTACTCCGAACTCCGCGCCCAGCTGGCCACGCTCACCACCGAAGCGTTCCGTCCGGAACTGGCCGAGATCGACCAGCTGCCCACCGCCGAGATCGCCGCCCTCATGAACGGCGAGGACGCCACCGTCCCCGCCGCCGTCGCCCGGCAGCTCCCCGCCATCGCCGCCGCCATCGACGCCACCGCCGCGCGCATGGCCCGCGGCGGGCGCCTCATCTACATGGGCGCCGGCACCGCGGGCCGCCTCGGCGTCCTCGACGCCAGCGAGTGCCCGCCCACCTTCAACACCGACCCCAGCGAGGTCGTCGGCCTCATCGCGGGCGGCCCCTCCGCCATGGTCAAGGCCGTCGAAGGCGCCGAGGACTCCAAGGACCTCGCCGCCGAAGACCTCACCGCGCTCGGCGTCACCGCGGACGACACCGTCGTCGGCATCTCCGCCTCCGGCCGCACCCCGTACGCCATCGGCGCCGTCGAGCACGCCCGTACACAAGGCGCGCTCACCATCGGCCTCTCCTGCAACGAGGACAGCGCACTCGCCGCCGCCGCCGAGCACGGCATCGAGGTCGTCCCCGGCCCGGAGCTGCTCACCGGCTCCACCCGGCTCAAGGCGGGCACCGCCCAGAAGCTCGTCCTCAACATGATCTCGACCATCACGATGATCCGGCTCGGCAAGACCTACGGAAACCTGATGGTCGACGTCCGCGCCTCCAACGAGAAGCTCCAGGCCCGCTCGCGGCGCATCGTCGCCCTGGCCACCGGCGCGCCGGACGAGCAGATCGAGACCGCTCTCGCCGCCGCCGACGGGGAGGTGAAGAACGCGATCCTCATGATCCTCGCCGACATCGACGCCCCCACGGCCGCCGAGCGGCTGACGGTCTCCCGGGGCCACCTGCGCGCGGCGCTGCACGCGACCGGCCCCACCCCGTAA
- a CDS encoding MurR/RpiR family transcriptional regulator, which produces MTNDVKESFTGDAPPAPAALAAKVRTLAPSMTRSMQRVAEAVAGDPAGCAALTVTGLAELTGTSEATVVRTARLLGYPGYRDLRLALAGLAAQQQSGRAPAVTADIAVDDPIADVVAKLAYDEQQTLADTAAGLDTVQLGAAVGALATARRIDIYGIGASGLVAQDLGQKLLRIGLIAHAHSDPHLAVTNAVQLRSGDVAIAITHSGSTGDVIEPLRVAFDHGATTVAITGRPDGPVTQYADHVLTTSTARESELRPAAMSSRTSQLLVVDCLFTCVTQRTYETAAPALAASYEALAHRHSPRTR; this is translated from the coding sequence GTGACCAATGACGTGAAGGAAAGTTTCACGGGCGACGCACCCCCCGCCCCCGCCGCGCTCGCGGCCAAGGTGCGGACCCTCGCGCCGTCCATGACCCGCTCGATGCAGCGGGTCGCCGAAGCCGTCGCCGGAGACCCCGCCGGCTGCGCCGCGCTCACGGTCACCGGCCTCGCCGAGCTCACCGGCACCAGCGAGGCGACCGTCGTCCGCACCGCCCGCCTCCTCGGCTACCCCGGCTACCGCGACCTCCGGCTCGCCCTCGCCGGACTCGCCGCCCAGCAGCAGTCCGGCCGCGCACCCGCCGTCACCGCCGACATCGCCGTCGACGACCCCATCGCCGACGTCGTCGCCAAGCTCGCCTACGACGAGCAGCAGACCCTCGCCGACACCGCCGCCGGACTCGACACCGTCCAGCTCGGCGCCGCCGTGGGCGCCCTGGCCACCGCCCGCCGCATCGACATCTACGGCATCGGCGCCTCCGGCCTCGTCGCCCAGGACCTCGGCCAGAAACTCCTCCGCATCGGCCTCATCGCGCACGCCCACAGCGACCCGCACCTCGCCGTCACCAACGCCGTGCAGCTCCGCTCCGGCGACGTCGCCATCGCCATCACCCACTCCGGCTCGACCGGCGACGTCATAGAACCGCTCCGCGTCGCCTTCGACCACGGGGCCACGACGGTCGCGATCACCGGCCGCCCGGACGGGCCGGTCACCCAGTACGCCGACCACGTCCTCACCACCTCCACCGCCCGCGAGAGCGAACTGCGCCCCGCGGCCATGTCGTCCCGGACCAGCCAACTCCTGGTCGTGGACTGCCTGTTCACCTGCGTCACCCAGCGCACGTACGAGACGGCGGCCCCTGCCCTCGCCGCCTCGTACGAAGCCCTGGCGCACCGCCACTCACCCCGCACCCGCTGA
- a CDS encoding DUF4031 domain-containing protein, producing MTLYIDPPTWPGHGRMWSHLVSDVSFEELHAFAASIGAPPRAFERDHYDIPSHRYADAVAGGAVEVGSKELLRRLTAAGLRRPKGRPAAS from the coding sequence GTGACCCTCTACATCGATCCGCCGACCTGGCCGGGCCATGGCCGCATGTGGTCGCACCTGGTCAGCGACGTCTCCTTCGAGGAGCTGCACGCCTTCGCCGCCTCGATCGGCGCCCCGCCCCGCGCCTTCGAGCGGGACCACTACGACATCCCCTCCCACCGGTACGCGGACGCCGTGGCCGGCGGTGCGGTCGAGGTCGGGTCGAAGGAGCTGCTGCGCCGCCTCACGGCCGCCGGCCTGCGCCGCCCGAAGGGCCGCCCGGCCGCTTCCTGA
- the cpt gene encoding chloramphenicol phosphotransferase CPT: MTTRMIILNGGSSAGKSGIVRCLQAVLPDPWLAFGVDSLIDAMPLKLRSSDDGIEFDADGGVNVGAGFRTLESAWAAGVVTMARSGARVIIDDVFLGGAAAQERWQTFVGDLDVLWVGVRCDSAVAEGREIARGDRVAGMAAKQAAVVHQGVAYDVEVDTTHTESLECARTIAAFVR; encoded by the coding sequence GTGACCACACGGATGATCATCCTCAACGGCGGCTCCAGCGCGGGGAAGTCGGGCATCGTACGGTGCCTCCAGGCCGTACTCCCCGACCCCTGGCTCGCGTTCGGCGTCGACTCGCTCATCGACGCGATGCCCCTGAAGCTGCGGAGCTCCGACGACGGCATCGAGTTCGACGCCGACGGCGGAGTGAACGTCGGCGCCGGCTTCCGCACCCTCGAAAGCGCCTGGGCCGCGGGTGTCGTCACCATGGCCCGCTCCGGCGCCCGCGTCATCATCGACGACGTCTTCCTGGGCGGAGCCGCCGCCCAGGAACGCTGGCAGACCTTCGTCGGCGACCTCGACGTGCTGTGGGTCGGCGTCCGGTGCGACAGCGCCGTCGCCGAGGGCCGCGAGATCGCGCGCGGCGACCGGGTCGCCGGGATGGCCGCTAAGCAGGCGGCCGTCGTGCACCAGGGCGTCGCCTACGACGTCGAGGTCGACACCACCCACACCGAGTCGCTGGAGTGCGCGCGCACGATCGCCGCCTTCGTCCGCTAG
- a CDS encoding Cmx/CmrA family chloramphenicol efflux MFS transporter has translation MPLAVYILGLSVFALGTSEFMLSGLLPPIAEDMNVSIPRAGLLISAFAIGMVVGAPLLAVATLRLPRKTTLIALITVFGLGQIAGALAPNYAILFASRIVSALACAGFWAVGAAVAIAMVPVGSRARAMAVMIGGLSIANVLGVPAGAFLGEHLGWRSAFWAVGLASAIALAGVVTRIPRIPLPETKPRLAREVAIYHDRQVLLSIVVTALAAGGVFCAFSYLAPLLTDVSGLDKGWVSGVLGLFGIGAVIGTTIGGRVADAHLFGVLLTGIAASTVFLVALALFASSPVATIVLTFLLGVSAFYTAPALNARMFNVAGAAPTLAGATTTAAFNLGNTGGPWLGGTVIDAGLGFASTAWAGAAMTAVGLATAAVALKLHRSPSRVVTSGTPRPEKAVSPTAR, from the coding sequence ATGCCGCTGGCCGTCTACATCCTCGGCCTGTCCGTCTTCGCGCTCGGCACGAGCGAGTTCATGCTCTCCGGACTGCTGCCGCCCATCGCGGAGGACATGAACGTCTCCATCCCCCGCGCCGGCCTGCTCATCTCGGCCTTCGCGATCGGCATGGTCGTCGGCGCGCCGCTGCTCGCCGTCGCCACCCTGCGGCTCCCCCGCAAGACCACCCTCATCGCCCTCATCACCGTCTTCGGCCTCGGCCAGATAGCCGGCGCCCTCGCGCCCAACTACGCGATCCTCTTCGCCTCCCGCATCGTCAGCGCACTCGCCTGCGCCGGATTCTGGGCGGTCGGCGCGGCCGTGGCGATCGCGATGGTCCCGGTCGGCTCGCGCGCCCGCGCCATGGCGGTCATGATCGGCGGCCTCTCCATCGCCAACGTCCTCGGCGTCCCGGCCGGCGCGTTCCTCGGCGAGCACCTCGGCTGGCGCTCCGCGTTCTGGGCGGTCGGCCTCGCCTCCGCGATCGCCCTCGCCGGCGTCGTGACCCGCATCCCCCGCATCCCCCTCCCCGAGACGAAGCCCCGCCTCGCACGCGAGGTCGCCATCTACCACGACCGGCAGGTCCTCCTCTCGATCGTCGTCACCGCCCTCGCGGCGGGCGGCGTCTTCTGCGCCTTCTCCTACCTGGCCCCGCTGCTCACCGACGTGTCCGGCCTCGACAAGGGCTGGGTCTCGGGCGTCCTCGGGCTCTTCGGCATCGGCGCGGTGATCGGTACGACCATCGGCGGCCGGGTCGCCGACGCGCACCTCTTCGGCGTGCTGCTCACCGGCATCGCCGCCTCCACGGTCTTCCTGGTCGCCCTGGCCCTCTTCGCGTCCAGCCCGGTCGCCACGATCGTGCTGACCTTCCTCCTCGGCGTCTCCGCCTTCTACACGGCCCCGGCCCTCAACGCCCGCATGTTCAACGTCGCCGGCGCCGCCCCCACCCTCGCGGGCGCCACCACCACCGCCGCCTTCAACCTCGGCAACACCGGCGGCCCCTGGCTCGGCGGCACGGTCATCGACGCGGGCCTCGGCTTCGCCTCCACGGCCTGGGCGGGCGCGGCGATGACCGCCGTCGGCCTGGCCACCGCCGCCGTCGCACTCAAGCTCCACCGGTCGCCGTCCCGCGTGGTGACCTCCGGCACCCCACGGCCCGAGAAGGCCGTCTCGCCCACGGCCCGCTGA